The nucleotide sequence TTTGCTCGCCATTACCCAGGCCGAAGTTCCGATTGTTGAGTTTTCACCACCCCAGGTCAAACAGGCCCTGACCGGATATGGTAGAGCCACTAAACAAGATGTTCAAGCCGCCGTCCAACGGGAGTTAAACTTGGAAAAACTTCCCCGTCCCGATGATGCAGCCGATGCCTTGGCTTTGGCCTTGGCGGCTGGAATGCAGTTGTAAAGGTAGAAACTATTTAATTTTATTCAGAGCAGTTTGAAGTTGCTTGAGGGCATAGGGGAGGATATTTTTCACAGCCCAACCCCCAGCAAGTAAAACCGGCAGCAAGACAATTAAGACACGCCAATCCATGATTTTATCTCCTAATTGCGTCTATAAAAAGTTGTTTATGGTTGCGAATACTGAACTTATGGTATCAAATTCGGGGCCGGCTGGGGGATCAGTTTTTGGTGATAAACCAACCAGCGGAGTTGCCAAGCCCGTTGAGCCGTTTCTCCGACCGACTGCATCAGTTCTGTGCTGGCCCTAATACCCAACAATGTTCCAATCACTGGAATCGCTTCACCCCCTAACTCTGCCGCAAAGGCGACTAAAATTCGCTCCAGGAGGGCACTCGTGGATTCTTCAGCCGCATCTTCTACGGATTTGTCTAGCAATTGGGTGACAGCCGCTTGGTACAAATCTGACTGAGATCTGGCCATCCGCTGCAAGAGTCTTTGGCGTTCCTCTGGGGAGTCAGCTAGGCTAAGGGCTAAAATTCCCCAAATACAACCTTTCCGGGCTGGGGTATCGGGGGGGAATCCATAGGCTAGCCCCATCCGTTGAATCATCGTCAAACTGAGCAAGATCATCAACCCAACATTGGCAACTTCCCCCAGTCCCTCAAGCAAACTCGTGAATCCCGCTTCTAGAGCTGCTTTTCCTTGGGCAATCTTTTGAATATCTCTAGCAATCCGGTCGCAGGCCGTTAACTCTCCATCACGCAGATCTTCCCAAGTTTTAGCTTTGGTCAAGTATTTTTGCAGGAACGCCCAGTCGCTTTGCCAGTCATCCGTGAGTTGATCACAGGCCTGGTGTAATTGTTCAATTAATTCTCTGGGAATGCGGTGGATCAGGTTTTCCTCAAGGGGATGCAGTGCCGTAGCTAGGGCCTGAGACAGGGGAGTTTCGTGATGATGGAGCCAGACCTTGATCCCGTGCAGTTGTGTTTGCTCATAGGGAGTTAGAAGGGGTGTCATGGATTTCACTCTGGTGAATAAGGCTGAGAAACCAGGCCTGGTTTAGGGTTTTCCTTCCAATTGGGCCCGGAGTTTAGCGAGTTCGGCTTCCGCAGCTTCGGCTCGGAGTTTTTCTTGTTCAGCTCTCAAATACTCTTGTTCTGCGCGAATATTTTCTTGGTCTGCCCGTTGTTTTTCTAACTCTAGTTGGGTGCGAAGAGTGGCCTGTTCTACTTTGCTTTGACGAACTAAATCCTCGACAAAAACCGGTTCCAGAATCTCGGCGGCCGTCAGAGTCAGGTTGGGAAATAAAGGTGATTTGATCTGGGCATCAGCTAAGAATTCCTGGCGGCTATAGCCATCGGGATTATCGGGATCTGCCAAGACCCAAACCCGTTGCCGCTGCGGATCGACAATCCAGTATTCCGGGATATTGATTAAGGCATATTCCGCCCGCTTGCGAATATAGTCTTCCCGCCAATTTTCACTGACCACTTCCACCACTAAGGTCGGAGTTTCGGCAAGGTCGAAAATACCTGCGCCTTTGCGATTAGTTAGTTTTTGCCACAGGTCACGAGTACAAACCACCACATCAGGAATCCGGGATGAGGCTTCCTCTGTTCTGACTCCAGTATCGGTTCTGGCTATTAAATCCAGGCCAACCTTCGTGATAGCTTGCTGAAATTGATAGACCAAAAAATGGGCAATGTTGACGTGTTGGGTCGTTGGAGTCGGCATTTGAATCAGCACACCTCGAAATAATTCGTATTGGTAATCATCAGGAGGCTGAAATTGGCAGTATTCCGTAAAGGTTAATTTTTCAGTGGAGGTAGGGGGTAAGGCAACCATAGGGTATTCGCCAGCAAAGAGGGGCCAGATATTCCGCTTATAGTAGATAGGGTAACAGGTTCAGATTTCTGCTGTAGGCTCTCCAGGCCCCGTTTAGTCCCCTCCCAAAAACGCGAAATGTCCTCTGAAGTGATAGCCTTAAACGCCAAAATTTATTCCCTGAGTGACCTACAAAACGCAATTAACCAAAACCCCCAGGCCTGGCGACCGCTGGTATTTACCAATGGATGTTTTGATCTCCTCCATGTCGGCCATGTGCGCTACTTAACTACGGCCCGGAGTTTAGGCAAAACCTTAGTGGTTGGGCTTAATAGTGATCAATCTGTGGCCGGAATCAAACCAAACCGGCCTGGCCAACCCCCGCGTCCCATCGTTCCCGAAAGCCAACGGGCCGAAGTCTTAGCTGCCTTAGAAGCCGTGAGTGGAGTGGTTATTTTTACAGAACCGACTGCCACAACCCTGATTCAGGCCCTGCAACCGGATATTTATGTCAAAGGGGGCGATTACTCGGTTGAGACTTTACCAGAAAGCCCCGCAGTCCAGGCCTATGGCGGTAGGATCCAGTTAGTCCAAGTCGAAGTTCCCAGTTCCACCTCTGGCATTATTAACCGGATTCTCCAAGCCGCCTGTCCTAACCCCACCTAAACCCTATGGCCTCAGATACCGATTTACTGACATCCCTCATTACACAACTGACGAGCGGTAACGAAAAACGCCAACTCCAGGCCCTAGATGATCTCAGCGCACTCATGCCGGATGCGGGGGAGAAACTCCTCCAACTCTTAAAAACAGCAACCTGGGCCTGGGGAGTCAAGGGGCGGGCCTATGAATTGTTGGCGGAATTGGGGGATACGGACGTTAAATCTGCCCTGATTGAGCAATATCCCCAGGGAATTGTCCCCTTATTGTCTGAAAAAGGTGTGGATTATCAACCCCTCCAGCAACTTTTACAGCACCATGACTACCAGGCCGCGGACGATTTAACCCTCAAGCTCCTCTGCAAATTGGCTAGTCCGATGGCCGAAAAACGGGGCTGGTTATACTTTTCAGAAGTTGAACAGTTCCCAATCCCGGATTTATTAACGATTGATCATCTCTGGTTAGCCCACTCCCAAGGTAAGTTTGGGTATTCGGTGCAACGGCAAATCTGGCTTGGCCTGGGGAAAAACTGGTCACAACTCTGGGAGAAAATCAATTGGCGACAGGGTAAAAAATGGACCCGCTGGCCAGGGGAATTTACCTGGGATTTAACTGCACCCCGCGGTCATCTGCCTTTGAGTAATCAATTGCGGGGGATCCAAGTCATCAATGCCTTGCTGAATCACCCGGCCTGGTCGCAGTCTTCAACCTGAGGGATTATGAGTGATTTATCCAAATCAGACGCAATTGCGGCCCAGCTTTACGAATGCTTGACGGGTGAATTTCAGAATCAAGCCCAGGCCCAGGCGCAACCCACTTGGTTTGTCCATCTCCGGCTTTGGCAACGGGCCATTCCCCAGGGGATTCAGGGACAGCGGGCGATTTTTGCCGAACAGGCCAATGCCCTCTATTTAGATAAACCCTATCGGCAACGGATTTTAGTGATTCAGCCAGAGCCTCTGCAAATTCACTATTGGGCCTGTAAGTCTCCCAGTCAGTGGGCCGGGGCAGGGATGGCTCCAAGTCGTTTGCAGGGCCTCAGGGAATCTGACCTTGATCCCTTGCCTGGGTGCGTTTTGAATGTGGAATATGCTGACCATTGTTTTCAGGCTACCCTCCCCGAAACCTCCCGCTGTTGTTTTCCCTATCAAGGGCAAGAACGGCAAGTTGTTTTAGGCTTTAGGGTGACAGCTCAAAAATTTTGGAGTTTTGACCGGGGTGTGGATCCAGTTACGGGGCAAGGGTTGTGGGGAGCATTGATCGGGCCCTATGAATTTGAACTGGTGAACATCAATTAAAGTCTGACCCAATGGCTGATTCTTTGCCCCATTTGCCCATTCTGAATGCGCTCTTACGCCACTCCCAAGGAGATTATCGCGGCTTTCATACTCCCGGCCACCATAGCGGGCAAGGGATTCATCCTGATCTAGCCGATGCCTGGAGAACCGCTGGCCTGCAACTGGACTTATCGGAAATACCTGGCCTGGATAACCTGGCTGCTCCCACCGCGATCATTGCTCAGGCCCAAAACCTAGCTGCCGAGACCTTTGGAGCCGAAAAGAGTTGGTTTTTAATTAACGGTTCAACAGTGGGCATCAGCGCGGCAATCATGGCCACCTGTGGGCCTGGCGATCGGATACTGGTGCCTCGAACTATCCACCAGTCGGTTTTGAGTGGGATGGTTCTTGCGGGGGCCAAGCCTGTATTTATGACCCCGGAATATGATCCGGTGTGGGGCCTGGCATTTCCCTTGAACCCAGCGCAAATTGAAGCCGCCTTAAGTCATTACCCGAATACAAAAGCAGTTCTGGTCATCTCCCCAACCTATGAAGGCCTTTGTCCTGATTTGGTTCAGATTGCCCAGATTGTTCATCAGCAAAATATTCCCCTCATTGTTGATGAAGCCCACGGCAGCCATTTTCAGTTTCATCCCCAGTTGCCCATGAGTGCCATCCAGGCCGGGGCCGATGTGGTCATTCAGAGCACCCATAAAACCCTATCTGCCTTGACCCAAGCCGGAATGCTGCATCAACAGGGAAAACGAGTCTCAACAACCCGGATCAGTCAGTGTTTACGAGTTTTGCAGTCCTCTAGCCCCAGTTATTTACTATTAGCATCCCTAGATATAGCCCGCTATCAAATGGCCAGCGAAGGTGAATTGCTATGGGACTCTGTTTTAGGATTGGCAGATTATTTTACTCACGCCTTAACTAGGCTCCCACACTCAATTCAACTATCAGCGGATTCATTACCCTTAGGGATAACTAAAGACCTAACTAGACAAACTCTGGGAACTTGGCCACTGGCAATTACAGGTTATCGGGCCGATGACTATTTAGATCAACACCATCACATCACGGCTGAATTACCCACCCTGAATTATTTAACGTTTTTACTGGGCCTGGGACATACCCCTACTGATGTCAATGCTTTAGTTAAAGGTTGGCAACAATTCATTGAAAATATGGAAAAGAATCACGAACAAACGTATTTATACAGTCAGGAATGGCAAACTCTAAATCAAGTTAGTCAAGCCTCTTCCTCCCTTGAGCCAATAACAACCCCAATTCTTGACCTCCGAACTGCATTTTTTTCACCCCAAATCAAAGTAACCCAGGCCCAAGCGATCCATCAAGTCAGTGCTGAATGGATTTGCCCCTATCCGCCGGGAATTCCTTGGCTCTTTCCAGGTGAACAAATTACGGCAACCATCATTGAGCGACTTCTCGCAATTCAACAGGCCGGCGGCACGATTACAGGAGCGTCAGACCCCACCCTGCAAACATTGATGGTTACTGAACCCGATCCAGCCTTCGATATCATTCTCTGATTCGTAACTATAGCGTTAGGCAGGCTGTTCTGAGGGAGTAGAAATCTTACAAAGACTGCCCATAAAGCATTTTCTGATTTGTCCCAATAAGAGCCCTAAATGAGTAATGTTATATCTAATCTAAGATGTTATTTCCAGTTGTTGAACTGCAAGAACAAGTTCCTGTAAAATAGCCTTCGTTGGTTTTATTTGATTAACTAAATCTCGTGTAGATCCATCTCCAACTTGTACCGCTTGGGCTAATTCTGGAAGACGTTGTCGCAACCGATTGGCCAGGCCAGACAATTGTTTGTTAGCGTCAAAGCATTGGTCACCCAACTTATTGATTTCAGACGTAATAAAACTAAAGGAATTAAACTGTCCCCCGGATCGGGCAATAATTAAGCTGGCCTGCAATGCTAAATGTTTAACTTGGCGACTAATATATTCAATTTCAGATGATGCTTTCTCCATAATGATTAGTTCTTGTTCCAACGTGCCATTAAAGCGGAACACCTGATTGAGTTCTTGACTGAGGTTGTTGGCAGAGACTGTTGTGACTTGCAGGGCGATTTGACTTTGCTGTGAAAGTTTCTGAGCAACACTCAATAGTTGATTGTATTGATTACGAATATCATTTATTTGACTCAGTAACTCACGGTTTTGATGTTCCAAAATTTGTTGACGATAACGATCTGCCGATCCCTGCTGTTCTAATTGCGTTTGCAGGGCCTGAAATTTTTCCAAGGTTTCGGCTAATTGACTGGTTAGGTGAATGTTTTCTTGCCGGAGATGACCAATATGAGTATGGAATGTTTGGAAGATATGGGCCTGCGTCAACAGAAAAGATTGACAATCGAGCAATAAATAATCTTTATTATCAGTTAAAATAATTGGATCTAGTTGACAATGCAATGGACGAGAAAGAGCCGCCGCAATCACTTCTGATAACAAACTAGTATGGGGAAGAATAGTTGGCTTGTTGTTAAAATCTTCATCTTCTAGTAAGGCTTTAACAGATCGTTTATTAAACATATCCCGCCAATAGGGCTTGATCAGTTTTGCAAATAGCTTATTTCTGGGAATAATTCCAATCGGTTGATCAACCTCTAGAACAATGATACCGGGTAACTCGGGGCGGGCCTGGAAATAATCCAACATCTCACGACAGGTTACTTCGGCGTTGAGTTGACTTGTGCATGTTGTCAGGAGGGATAAAGCAGGGGCAGTTGTAAATAATTCGCCAGAGAAATTAGAATTTCCGGCCTGTTCCTGCAACTCTAACACTGTCCCATCCCCCAAAATTTAATTTAATCAACAGAGTGATCCGCATTAATAGCCTTTCATTTTCGCTTAAAACCTAACAAGCTAAGGTTAAGTATAAGTAATGTCAAAGTTAAGTACACATCTCAATTCAGTGATGAGTAAATGTACTCAAGAAGAAAACAATCCGTTGATAAATAGAGGATAGTAAAAATCAGCTAGAAACCTATGATCAATGAATTACTTGAATTTATTAAGACCTGTCAAGATGACGTTTCAAGGCGATATCCCGCGATAGAGAATAGATGTGCTTTAGGTATCCTCAGGATTTAGCCGCAAGTTGAGACAAGTATTTATACTATGCAGAGTAATTAAAATAAATCTATTATAGGAAATCAGGGTGCTTGAATTTATTTTTTATAATTTAATACACTATTAAACTCGATCAATCGTGCGGTATTGAATCGCTTCAGCCACATGGCTCGGTTGAATCAGATCACTGCCAGCTAAGTCCGCAATTGTCCGGGCCACTTTCAAAATCCGGTCGGTTCCCCTGGCTGATAATCCCAACTTCCGAATTGCCGTTTCTAATAAATTTCGCGATGTTTCATCCAACTGACACCACTTCCGTAAGTGACGACTCTGCATTTGGGAGTTACAGCGCACTTTTTTGTCTTGTTCAAACCGGGCCTGGGCTACTTTGCGGGCAGCTTCGACTCGTTGGCGGACATTTGCTGAAGGTTCTCCCCCAGATTGGCGGGTAATTTCTTCCGGTTTCAGGCGGCTGACCGTGACTTGTAAATCAATCCGATCCATCAACGGCCCCGATAACTTGGCCCAATATTGTTCCCGTTGTCTGGGCGAACAGGTACAGGCCTGGACTGGATCCCCAAAATAGCCACAGGGGCAAGGATTGGTGCTGGCTACTAGAGTAAATTGGGCGGGAAACGAGACGGATTGGCGGGTGCGAGAAATGGTGACGGCTCCATCTTCTAGGGGCTGGCGCAAAAACTCCAAGACATCGCGCTTAAATTCGGTTAGTTCATCGAGAAAGAGGATCCCTTGATGAGCTAAGGAAATTTCTCCCGGCCTGGGATAGCTCCCTCCCCCCACTAGGGCTGGGCCAGAGGCGGAATGATGGGGACTGCGAAAGGGCCGATCTTTAATCAATGTGCCCCGTTCTTTAATTAAGCCCGCGACCGAGTGAATTTTAGTCACTTCTAGGGCTTCGTCAAAACTCAAGGGGGGTAAAATTCCCGGTAAACGTCTCGCCAACATGGTTTTCCCACTCCCTGGCGGGCCAACAAAAACCAAATTATGACCTCCAGCAGCGGCAATTTCTAAGGCTCTGCGGGCATGGCTCTGACCTTTGACATCCTGTAAATCTAAATGACTGGTGGGAATTAGTTGGCTGGGAGCTTCGGCTGGATGGGTGAACAACGGGGCCTGGTATTGACTCGGATCATTGAGAAAATTGGCAACTTCACTCAGATGATTAAAGCCATAGACTTTTAAGCCCGCAACGACTGCAGCCTCGTTGACATTCGCCGCTGGTAAAACCAGGCCGGTAATCCCTAACTCTTGTGCCGTGGCCGCAATGGGTAAAACCCCGGCAACTGGCCGTAATGCCCCATCCAGAGATAGCTCTCCCAGAAACAGATGATCCCCCAATAACTCCCCACTCACCTGTTGCGCCGCTGCCAAAATGCCAATACTAATCGGCAAATCAAAACTGGGCCCTTCTTTTTTTAAATCTGCTGGACTTAAGTTAACAACAATTCGCCGCATCGGAAAAGCAAACCCAGCATTCCGAATTGCCGCCTTGACCCGTTCTCTAGCTTCCTGCACGGCCGCATCCGGTAAACCCACCACCACAATGCCCGGTAATCCCCCGGAAACATCCACCTCGACCCCGACCCGCAAGGCTTCAATTCCCAACAGTGACGCACTCCAAACACAGGCCAACATAAGTATTTATCTAGGGTTTCAACTGGAATTTATGATTCTGATCGCTTCTCCCGACCTCTACTCTAGTGCTTATTTTTCCATTTGGCTAAATTCAACGGCGCGGATATCTCTCAGCAAATCTGAACTTTTTCAAAATCTTGAGAGGGGATTCTCCAGGCCCCGATAAGCTAGTGAATGATGACTTTGGATAACGCTCTCCTATGACCTTAGACCCCATAGCCCCGACTTTAGCTCCTGACTCTGAGGCTAGTCTAGAGTTGGGCTTAAATCCGATTGAAATTATTGAAGCCGTTATTTCTGGCCTGGATCAATCGGGCAATCCCCTCGTCAATCACTCAGACGACAGTTCGATTTGGAAATTTACCTACGGCAGCGCGACTGTTTTTGTTCAACTCACGGGGATTGGGGCCGATAGTACAATCACCACTTGGTCACCTGTACTGAATTTACCAGTCGCAAATCCTCCTGGCCTGTACGAAAAACTCTTAGAACTCAACTGGTTAACGACCCTAGAGGCCCGCTTTGCCATTTTCGAGCACCAAGTGATGATTCTCACCAGTCGGACGTTGGCTGAAATTGGGCCGGGAGAAATTGCGCGGGGAATTACCATTGTGGCTAACCTGGCTGATGATTATGACGATGCACTCCAGGCCGAGTTTCCTGCTGCCTAATTTTTTAATGGCGAGATGAATAAAGAGAACCGATCCAGCAGTTATTGGAGCAGTGCATCAGCCGCCCAGTTGTATTTAACTCTTTTGAGCGAACAACTCTGATGATCAGGCTGATGGTTTGGGGCCTGGGGTGAATCGTCAGCAAACTGAGCGGGGTTATCCTCCATTCTGGGAGCACTTTGGGTGTGTCGGGATCGGGAGCAGCTAAGTCCGCTTGAAATGTCCTCTATTTTCACTATTGCCGAGCATTTTTAGATATGTTTACGGCTGCTATGATTCTGGCTGATCAACCCAGGATCGATCCTAGGTGTATCAAACTCTAAATTGAGTAATAGAGGGGAAATGCCTTAGACTCTTTCGGCGAAACATGAACCTTTTGCTGGGGTTTCAGTTGCAGTTGATCATAGTTTTCCCGAGATAAATGAGCCGTTAACACCTGGCCATCATCCAACGTTAACTCCACCTGAATTTCCCATCCCAAATGAATAATTCGACTAACCCGTGCTGGAGCCGTTATCCCATTGGGGGATGTTGAAATGAGAATGTCATGGGGACGGAGGAAAATATCACATTGAGGAGCCTCGGCCTGGTGCTTAAATATTCCTGAGGAACTGGGTAAGACATTGACCGGGCCAATAAAACTCATCACAAACGGACTGGCTGGGTGATCGTAAATTTCCGCCGGAGAACCGACTTGCTCCACTTTGCCCTGATTCATCACCACAATTTCATCCGCCACTTCCATCGCTTCTTCTTGGTCGTGGGTGACAAATACAGTGGTGACATGGACTTCATCGTGTAACCGCCGCAACCAGGCCCGGAGATCTTTCCGCACCTTGGCATCCAAGGCTCCAAAGGGTTCATCCAAGAGTAAGACTTCTGGCTCCACGGCCAATGCCCTAGCCAAAGCGACCCGCTGCCGTTGCCCGCCGGAAAGTTGGGACGGATAGCGATTACCCAGGCCTCCCAGTTGGACTAATTCCAATAATTCATCCACACGGGCATCAATCTTTGCCTTGGGGGTTTTGCGTAGTTCCAGGCCAAAAGCAATATTTTTACGGACATTCATGTGCTTAAAGAGAGCGTAATGCTGGAAGACAAAACCAATATTGCGATCCTGCACACTTTGATGAGTCGCATCCTTACCCGTCAGTAAAATTCGGCCCGTATCAGGAGTTTCTAGGCCCGCAATCAAGCGCAACAGAGTGGATTTGCCAGACCCCGACGGCCCCAACAGCGCTACGAGTGAGCCACTGCCAATGGTTAAGTCCACCTGCTGCACAGCCTGGAAACTCCCAAACTGCTTGGAGACGTTTTCAATTTGAATGCCCATGACTCCAATGCTTAGCCCTTAAATCCGACTTTCCACATCAAGTTACCGTGGTTTTGGCAATTCGTCAAACATGGAACTGAGGCGTTGGCAAGGTTGAGACCGCATTTACTGCAACTGGACAATGGCCAATGGGGCCGGGTTTGTAAAAGTCTGGGAGATTAAGGGGTAAACCGGATAAACTTTTTCTTGCCCACTTGCACAACTTTGCCCAGTAGGTCCTCAATGGCCTGGATCTGCCAATCCACATTGGTGATCTTCTCTCCGTCTAAGCGAACGCCTCCCCCTTGAATTTGACGGCGAGCTTCACTGCTACTCCCACAGATTGGAATTAAGCCCAAGATATAGAAGAACTTGGCCGGTAAGCTAATCGCTCCTAAGGAAAACTCAGGAATTAACTCACGATTTTGACTCACTCCAGAGAGGACAATGGCCTCTAGCTCGGCCTGGGTTTGATTGGCAATCTCTGCTCCATGGTACTGAGTCACGATTTCTTTGGCCAATAATTTTTGTTTTTGGCGTGGATCATTGGGGAGTTGCTCTAGGGGCAAATTGGTCAATAGCTCAAAATATTGATCAATGACTGCATCCGGAACTTTTTCTAGCTTGGAATACATCGAAACAGCATCTTCCCCCAGGCCAACATAGTTTCCCAGGGACTTTGACATTTTCTGCACCCCATCTGTACCCGGCAAAATCGGCATCAACAGGCCAAACTGTGGCGGCAAGTGAAAATGTCGTTGGAGATCTCGCCCCACGGCAATATTAAACTTTTGATCCGTCCCCCCCAGTTCCAGATCACTTTGAATCGCCACCGAGTCATAGCCCTGCATCAATGGATAAAGAAACTCATGGAGATAGACAGGTTGCCCTTGGTGATACCGTTCGGCAAATCCTTCCTTCGCTAACATCTGTCCAACCGTCATTGTGGCTAAAAGCTGACCAATTTTGCTCAGGTTGAGGGATTCGAGCCAAGTGGCGTTGTAGCAAATCTCCAAACGACCGGGGGTGGCAAAATCCAAAATGGGCCGAACTTGATCCAAGTAACTGGCTACATTAGCGGCAACTTGCCCTGCTGACAACTGGGGACGCACCTCCGACTTACCCGTTGGATCCCCAATCTGGGCCGTAAAATTTCCCATAATCAAGACCGCCGTGTGACCCGCATCCTGAAACGCCCGCAGTTTACGCAAAACAATACTGTGGCCCAAATGCACCTCTGCCCCAGTCGGATCAATCCCCAACTTAACCCGGAGAGGACGATTAATCTCCTGTATCCATTGCCAAAGGTTTTCAGCGGATTTTTGAGAATCTGGATTATGGGGGAAAACCTCACTCACTCCCCGTTGTAAGCGACTTAACACATCAGGCCTGGCTAGATTAAGCATGAGTCATCACACAAGTAGGAAATACAATAGCAACAGGACAAGGAGTTATTATATTGCGAGCGTAATAATTTAAGTACATTAGGGGCAATTAAGGGGATAAATCGCAAATGTTATGCTACCAGAGTAGGCGGAATCACCAACCGGATAAAGTGACAGGCTCCGACCGGCCTGGAACACCCCAGCTATTCCTTATCCCGACCTTCTAGATTATCTTTGATTGGGTCAGTCGACGTGCCAACCAATACCATTAGTCCCAAAAGCCAAACCAGGCCTGCCCTGAGCGGGTTTTCTAAATCGGTTCTCCAGGTGGCAGGACAAACCGCATTACTGGTGGCCATGGTCGGTAGCGCAGTGGTAGCTGGAGGTTTACTCGGCCTGGCCATTAGCTTTCGGAACTTACCCGATGTCCGGAGTCTGCGCGGCTATATTCCCAGCGAAACAA is from Synechococcus sp. PCC 6312 and encodes:
- a CDS encoding photosystem II protein Y; amino-acid sequence: MDWRVLIVLLPVLLAGGWAVKNILPYALKQLQTALNKIK
- a CDS encoding EcsC family protein → MTPLLTPYEQTQLHGIKVWLHHHETPLSQALATALHPLEENLIHRIPRELIEQLHQACDQLTDDWQSDWAFLQKYLTKAKTWEDLRDGELTACDRIARDIQKIAQGKAALEAGFTSLLEGLGEVANVGLMILLSLTMIQRMGLAYGFPPDTPARKGCIWGILALSLADSPEERQRLLQRMARSQSDLYQAAVTQLLDKSVEDAAEESTSALLERILVAFAAELGGEAIPVIGTLLGIRASTELMQSVGETAQRAWQLRWLVYHQKLIPQPAPNLIP
- a CDS encoding Uma2 family endonuclease yields the protein MVALPPTSTEKLTFTEYCQFQPPDDYQYELFRGVLIQMPTPTTQHVNIAHFLVYQFQQAITKVGLDLIARTDTGVRTEEASSRIPDVVVCTRDLWQKLTNRKGAGIFDLAETPTLVVEVVSENWREDYIRKRAEYALINIPEYWIVDPQRQRVWVLADPDNPDGYSRQEFLADAQIKSPLFPNLTLTAAEILEPVFVEDLVRQSKVEQATLRTQLELEKQRADQENIRAEQEYLRAEQEKLRAEAAEAELAKLRAQLEGKP
- a CDS encoding adenylyltransferase/cytidyltransferase family protein, yielding MSSEVIALNAKIYSLSDLQNAINQNPQAWRPLVFTNGCFDLLHVGHVRYLTTARSLGKTLVVGLNSDQSVAGIKPNRPGQPPRPIVPESQRAEVLAALEAVSGVVIFTEPTATTLIQALQPDIYVKGGDYSVETLPESPAVQAYGGRIQLVQVEVPSSTSGIINRILQAACPNPT
- a CDS encoding GUN4 domain-containing protein → MASDTDLLTSLITQLTSGNEKRQLQALDDLSALMPDAGEKLLQLLKTATWAWGVKGRAYELLAELGDTDVKSALIEQYPQGIVPLLSEKGVDYQPLQQLLQHHDYQAADDLTLKLLCKLASPMAEKRGWLYFSEVEQFPIPDLLTIDHLWLAHSQGKFGYSVQRQIWLGLGKNWSQLWEKINWRQGKKWTRWPGEFTWDLTAPRGHLPLSNQLRGIQVINALLNHPAWSQSST
- a CDS encoding chromophore lyase CpcT/CpeT, with protein sequence MSDLSKSDAIAAQLYECLTGEFQNQAQAQAQPTWFVHLRLWQRAIPQGIQGQRAIFAEQANALYLDKPYRQRILVIQPEPLQIHYWACKSPSQWAGAGMAPSRLQGLRESDLDPLPGCVLNVEYADHCFQATLPETSRCCFPYQGQERQVVLGFRVTAQKFWSFDRGVDPVTGQGLWGALIGPYEFELVNIN
- a CDS encoding aminotransferase class I/II-fold pyridoxal phosphate-dependent enzyme, encoding MADSLPHLPILNALLRHSQGDYRGFHTPGHHSGQGIHPDLADAWRTAGLQLDLSEIPGLDNLAAPTAIIAQAQNLAAETFGAEKSWFLINGSTVGISAAIMATCGPGDRILVPRTIHQSVLSGMVLAGAKPVFMTPEYDPVWGLAFPLNPAQIEAALSHYPNTKAVLVISPTYEGLCPDLVQIAQIVHQQNIPLIVDEAHGSHFQFHPQLPMSAIQAGADVVIQSTHKTLSALTQAGMLHQQGKRVSTTRISQCLRVLQSSSPSYLLLASLDIARYQMASEGELLWDSVLGLADYFTHALTRLPHSIQLSADSLPLGITKDLTRQTLGTWPLAITGYRADDYLDQHHHITAELPTLNYLTFLLGLGHTPTDVNALVKGWQQFIENMEKNHEQTYLYSQEWQTLNQVSQASSSLEPITTPILDLRTAFFSPQIKVTQAQAIHQVSAEWICPYPPGIPWLFPGEQITATIIERLLAIQQAGGTITGASDPTLQTLMVTEPDPAFDIIL
- a CDS encoding YifB family Mg chelatase-like AAA ATPase, translated to MLACVWSASLLGIEALRVGVEVDVSGGLPGIVVVGLPDAAVQEARERVKAAIRNAGFAFPMRRIVVNLSPADLKKEGPSFDLPISIGILAAAQQVSGELLGDHLFLGELSLDGALRPVAGVLPIAATAQELGITGLVLPAANVNEAAVVAGLKVYGFNHLSEVANFLNDPSQYQAPLFTHPAEAPSQLIPTSHLDLQDVKGQSHARRALEIAAAGGHNLVFVGPPGSGKTMLARRLPGILPPLSFDEALEVTKIHSVAGLIKERGTLIKDRPFRSPHHSASGPALVGGGSYPRPGEISLAHQGILFLDELTEFKRDVLEFLRQPLEDGAVTISRTRQSVSFPAQFTLVASTNPCPCGYFGDPVQACTCSPRQREQYWAKLSGPLMDRIDLQVTVSRLKPEEITRQSGGEPSANVRQRVEAARKVAQARFEQDKKVRCNSQMQSRHLRKWCQLDETSRNLLETAIRKLGLSARGTDRILKVARTIADLAGSDLIQPSHVAEAIQYRTIDRV
- a CDS encoding YbjN domain-containing protein codes for the protein MTLDPIAPTLAPDSEASLELGLNPIEIIEAVISGLDQSGNPLVNHSDDSSIWKFTYGSATVFVQLTGIGADSTITTWSPVLNLPVANPPGLYEKLLELNWLTTLEARFAIFEHQVMILTSRTLAEIGPGEIARGITIVANLADDYDDALQAEFPAA
- a CDS encoding sulfate/molybdate ABC transporter ATP-binding protein, which translates into the protein MGIQIENVSKQFGSFQAVQQVDLTIGSGSLVALLGPSGSGKSTLLRLIAGLETPDTGRILLTGKDATHQSVQDRNIGFVFQHYALFKHMNVRKNIAFGLELRKTPKAKIDARVDELLELVQLGGLGNRYPSQLSGGQRQRVALARALAVEPEVLLLDEPFGALDAKVRKDLRAWLRRLHDEVHVTTVFVTHDQEEAMEVADEIVVMNQGKVEQVGSPAEIYDHPASPFVMSFIGPVNVLPSSSGIFKHQAEAPQCDIFLRPHDILISTSPNGITAPARVSRIIHLGWEIQVELTLDDGQVLTAHLSRENYDQLQLKPQQKVHVSPKESKAFPLYYSI